The following nucleotide sequence is from Cucumis melo cultivar AY chromosome 1, USDA_Cmelo_AY_1.0, whole genome shotgun sequence.
agaaaaagaaaggagaagagtCGCCGTCGttcaaatttctttttgttctgccgccgtccgtcgccgaccgccctcgccgttgttcctcgccgccgtctgccactttaggtaagtgaaatatgtaaattatttagtttaagtttatgttttagggttttttttgatgaaaattagtttagggttttttttgatgaaaattagtttaagattttcttttggaatagatttttgtttgttaaatgtatttttgtatagagtgtgtgtaatttgtggttgaattgaaatttgaaatttgaatggtttaggatttttgttttagaaaattgaataaaattgaatgggggttgaattgggggagggggtttattgttaaattgaaaattgaattgggaggggggtttatatttgaattgaaaattgaaaattgaaattggaagggagggggggggggggggatttatagttgaattgaaaattaaaattggaggggggggaggggagttaatagttaaattgagttgggaatgtaatatgtgtgttaagatttgttttggctatcctgcagttatggtagcctgtttgtgttgaatatttttattgttgatttcagatggctatcctgcagttatggtagcttttttgttttgaatttgtttatgttttggatggctatcctgcagttatggtagccttttttgttttgaatttgctggtaTCAAGGGATGGTAgttaggatagcttgaagtattttgttgttaataattaggttgtgttggctatcctgcaattatggtagcctttgtagtttggaggggtttgtaggatgcgaagatattTTGCAGTTATGCTATCCTGCACGCACATATTTAtatctagtttatatattttgattctgttcgtatttggttattgaatgtttgttttttatatgtccatagtcattatgtcatatcgacgatcaaattttatggagacggacgatatgttcctccagtttgaggaggatttagataacattgcgggagggtcgtcatctgtgggcgacaatacgggtgagtctaagaattttcttcatttttaacttacaaatatttcatgtaggggtttctaactttatatattattgtctatttattgagcagggtcttcttctcaacaaacgactccgactcctaggagacgtgcgcagtctcgactcttggagttagagcgccacgttgcaataaatgggcgcattccgatgacgatcgcccctggagcggagaagcctatttctccacacgtcgttcgcttcagccaggcgataaGCGTGTgtgtgcgaaagacatttcccgtctgctgccttaagtgggcggacgttgggagagaatacattgaggtcgtcaagggcgacctccaggtaattaaatgcactacacatttatatatgatttcatttgaaacatatctaactttaaccaatctaatgtgttatgtttgtaatgtgcagcgattgtttgtgcttgatttcaatgatcaagcaatgaacaggtttgttgagcatcagatgctcacgacctttaaagagttccgggccgactgtcatagacatttcaaaaagtacagcgacccggaggaggctcgtgccaacccaccaaacgcattggttggacgtgatgaggattgacacttcctctgcgaccattatatcagctGTGCATttcaggtatttgtcatgattaattatgataacaagttttaatatgtataagaaataaacaatataattgttttaatgtaggagcaatcacggacaaacaaggctgctagacagaagcagccttacaatcatagtagcgggtccaagtcgtttctacaacgacagtatgagctcgctgaaagaagaggggCAGCCGGTCaatcgtgtggaattgttccggaaaacacacgttcgagctgggacattcgtgtcgcaggccgccgaggatgcgcatgtaagttatacccttattaattatccacttttattatatatttttgcgcattacctaacataatttttaaatttgttgcagaatcaaatgctggaactccaatcccagcctaccccagagggtagtcagccactctctgaggatgagatatgcgatcaggtgttgggtagacgaccaggctactcaaaaggccttggttggggacccaagccgaaggcccgcagaacggcaagtgcaagcagttcgtcgacatcttgttcgcagtccacacaaaaagagattgaattacaagctaaacttcatgaagctttggaacagattgaagtacaagatagaaatcaccaagcattagctttacaagtggaagctatgaaaaagatgattgaagacctaactcgtgcacaacagggaccaccacatgatccctagctctgcggtacctcgttgggagatttttcattatgtttatgttttttctatattgagaactatattttgttgtagtcaacttattcgtattattaattttaattctatttttttaatttatgtttatatatttattaatttattttaatttaatccaaaacgtcgtgaaattttttgagcaatccgaacatcattgtgaatgtttgagcaaaatattataaggaaaaaagtaaaaataaaatatttaaaaaaatatataaaaaatatttcccgacgttcattacgtcgggaaaaaaaacgtcggaaaacaggttttcccgacgtcgggagatgcgttttcccgacgccgtcgatgccgacgcatctcccggcgtcgggaaaggctttcccgacgccgatttggtacggcgtcgggaaagcctctcgcgacgcatttctcccgacgttcttcccgacgccgttttgtacgtcaggatatcctttcccgacgtactttgcattttcgccgacgtatttgtgcgttgggagtacccccgtctcttgtagtgatagttgcaaatgtagcaattatattcaaaataattaagtatatagcaacattttaaaaaattgcaaatatagcaaaatctgtcaaaatctatcaatgataggagtctatcactgatagaccatgtagcaaatattggtctatcactgataaaccataagagtttatcaacgatagaactctatcactgatagactttgctacatttgcaaattttttaaaatattgctacatacttaataattattctaaaaattgctacctattataattacccaattggaaagtcttggtattttctcaaaagcccaatagacCAAAGCTAAGGGAAAcccttgaaggtatacaacatccttgTCACTGTAGGATGCTTTTTTTTCAAGAACTGATATGTTAGAATGTATGATAACCTTTCCCATGGGTAgtctttgaagatttcttcattatccaatatgtctatgtgtaggagatttatgtggttgtgttgctacttgaaaattaaaaatgcttctaagataaagaggttaactagttttttctttcaatgagtcttcctcgttgcacaacgctttgaaagtttctttctatatctcttcttgttataaagtcatcatgacggaaaagggcatttttcaaactattttttttctttctcctagatttaactcagGAAAATTAtgaccttttagtccagtcacaaaACGAAATTCTTTTAGcccaaattctgctatatgtcaattgaagttgaaagcaaggacattagttttttttttgtatgacattgtttttttaatagaagattcaggaattgtgttggtattttggtcTTTTTAATGTTAAGAAATTGGCCAAAAAGATtgtttgtcaaaactcgagaaagaattctttgatatatttttgacttgatctgattcaatgtttctaaactgtagtatacagtaattccaaggttttttttttgttcatcttccataataatgtcatttggataatgtttcacctgttgaatgacataataaatagtatgttttaaacgggtaagttttaacaaatttacaaatacagagcattataaagaaaaagatacacaaatatacaacGCTATATAGACAAATATTCACATTatagtttgttacctttattcctttttctttgttcatttttctttcttttgtctttGCTTTACACTTTATTGATTCACTACAGCTTGTTGATTCTtactcaccatctatttgtaaaaaagaagactaatataaattattgaatgaaatatatacactaAGTATAGAAATAGACGTTTTTGTATGCGggatagatcgtgatagatatagattgatcgaaatgaatatagattcaaacctTTTTGTATGCAAGTCAGATCGTCGATCGCGACAGTCctgttgaagtagttaccatgatataaacgattgacaaggaagacgatgaacgaaaaagtctgagcaagttcttttacttttttatagTCTCTTCATTTTGatggcatttttgtaattacgagTTATTGAAATTTCTGTAAATGTTTGTTTATacttatataaacgatcgttgaaacttctctacatgatcgtgtatacttaaactttttcgttatcttttactgtttattaccttatcatttatatatatggtaATGTAAAGCATCGTGtatgattatcgtttatattttcaaacattATCAAACGTAAATATGAGATAATcgttaaaattaatttacacgatcatttatatctaaaatattttgttatcatttaacgtttattttttatcgtttatatctttggtaatttacaagatcgtgtatcaattgtatattattttacacgatgtcgtctaataatcgtttattaacattagtcGGGTGCACATAGGCGATTAATCGCGCGttgccgttttgttatatttttgaaaagattcataaattaaaatagttttgaACTTTAAAGTTAAAAAGAGTATTATACCCTCAAAAGTTCGAAACAAATATAGTGATTGTTGCTTTTGCTAGTTGTattgtataaataaatttagCATTTTTGGTCTCCATAGAGTTGTCGTTGTGTTGGGGGGTGGAGCAATTTACGGATCACCATGCTCTCTCTCTCCGCCATTCCCATCatatttcttcttcaattcaCCATATTTCTTGCATCAAATACCTTGAATCATGCTTCAGGTGCCGTAATTTTCCAGACCAAGGACGGTCGAGAGCAGAGAGAATTCGATTACTTCAAATTGGCGCTACAATGGCCTGGTACTATCTGCAAGAGCACTCGCCATTGTTGTTCCTCCAACGCATGTTGCAATCGGTGATTGCCTCTTCTATTTTTCCTACCATTTAGATATTAGATTTACCCCCTTTAGAATAATGCTTAATTCATCCTTCCCTTTTGTTTTAGGATTCTGTTTAGTTGTTATT
It contains:
- the LOC127148186 gene encoding uncharacterized protein LOC127148186 — protein: MSSLKEEGQPVNRVELFRKTHVRAGTFVSQAAEDAHNQMLELQSQPTPEGSQPLSEDEICDQVLGRRPGYSKGLGWGPKPKARRTASASSSSTSCSQSTQKEIELQAKLHEALEQIEVQDRNHQALALQVEAMKKMIEDLTRAQQGPPHDP